One genomic window of Glycine soja cultivar W05 chromosome 9, ASM419377v2, whole genome shotgun sequence includes the following:
- the LOC114368931 gene encoding uncharacterized protein LOC114368931, with product MALLGEGGRGYELARKLDTCGVWRTWLGDATYANFAPFLSSPSAWDSFITSTTHIPLQLRVRALLFDKATVSLSLNPNPNPNPISYLQRLNPIYLQLHADDVYFTLDADSKNQSKPSSSTGSRYVESQLPETWYNQVIEKYKANKNLVSGESRSPADMASYITYVTNHKKRRVAFKEDVTDHALQPNGGGSFVADDDCAVFPEIAYALNCVPDSALPLSDRVESSSNQKVKVLSVLDTLPPIAATRSSVMMERLGVRPEHGSVEHGGGLSRGKFGAEGNGKVIGPEQAAKLSQKAVARILLGVGFEGAMEGSVEDFSEVLSGRICKIGTNLRVLADSYKKQCSAIELLKMLLKTVGFSNFAPLVDVVKDGSKNNVHQSQQQVHGMQPQLQQQQQSSLRLPQQVQMQRQMHPQMQQMIHSQNMAFHQQQHQQQPQQQQLERMRRRAAAAATPRPAMDIDKERPVVQVKIENQDLPLDGNAFTSRHPQMQQFRQQQQIAAMSNFHPQSGTQFRQMGSLQIPSIQSPNISMVRAPPVKVEGFSELMGGDSTSKHDLEENRLTSPNGK from the exons ATGGCTCTGCTGGGGGAGGGAGGTCGCGGCTACGAACTGGCTCGGAAGCTTGACACGTGCGGCGTGTGGCGAACCTGGCTCGGCGACGCCACCTACGCCAACTTCGCACCCTTCCTCTCTTCCCCTTCCGCTTGGGACTCCTTCATAACCTCCACCACTCACATCCCTCTCCAACTCAGAGTCCGCGCCCTCCTCTTCGATAAAGCCACCGTTTCCCTctccctaaaccctaaccctaaccctaaccctatcTCCTATCTCCAACGCCTCAACCCTATTTACCTCCAATTACACGCCGACGACGTCTACTTCACCCTCGACGCCGACTCCAAG AATCAGTCAAAGCCTTCTTCCTCGACTGGATCCAGGTACGTTGAATCTCAACTTCCCGAAACGTGGTATAATCAAGTAATCGAAAAGTACAAAGCTAATAAGAACCTAGTTTCCGGCGAATCACGTTCGCCGGCGGATATGGCTTCTTATATTACCTACGTTACTAATCATAAGAAACGGCGCGTGGCATTCAAGGAAGATGTTACGGATCACGCGCTGCAACCGAACGGTGGTGGTAGTTTTGTTGCTGATGATGATTGTGCGGTTTTTCCGGAGATAGCGTACGCGTTGAACTGCGTGCCTGATAGCGCGCTTCCGTTGAGTGATAGAGTGGAAAGTAGTAGTAACCAGAAAGTGAAGGTGCTTAGTGTTCTTGATACCTTGCCTCCTATTGCGGCAACTAGGAGTTCTGTTATGATGGAGAGGCTCGGGGTTAGGCCTGAGCATGGTAGTGTGGAACATGGAGGAGGGTTGTCTCGTGGGAAATTCGGAGCTgaggggaatgggaaagttATTGGGCCTGAGCAAGCAGCGAAATTGTCGCAGAAGGCAGTGGCACGTATTTTGTTGGGTGTTGGGTTTGAAGGTGCCATGGAAGGTTCTGTTGAGGACTTCTCTGAAGTATTGAGCGGACGGATATGTAAAATAGGAACAAATTTGAGGGTGCTTGCTGATAGTTACAAGAAACAGTGCTCGGCCATTGAGCTTCTGAAGATGTTGCTTAAAACAGTGGGGTTTAG TAATTTTGCGCCATTAGTGGATGTGGTTAAAGATGGCTCCAAGAATAATGTACATCAGAGTCAGCAACAAGTTCATGGAATGCAGCCACAGCTACAGCAACAACAGCAGAGTTCCCTTCGGTTACCTCAACAA GTTCAAATGCAGAGGCAAATGCATCCGCAGATGCAGCAGATGATTCATTCCCAAAATATGGCTTTTCATCAgcagcaacatcaacaacagcCGCAGCAACAGCAGTTAGAGAGAATGCGAAGGCGTGCAGCAGCAGCAGCTACTCCTCGCCCTGCTATGGATATAGATAAGGAAAGACCAGTGGTTCAAGTCAAGATTGAAAACCAGGATTTACCACTTGATGGTAATGCCTTCACTTCTAGACATCCTCAAATGCAGCAGTTTAGGCAGCAGCAGCAGATAGCTGCAATGTCAAATTTCCATCCTCAATCAGGCACTCAGTTCAGACAGATGGGTTCCTTACAGATTCCTTCAATACAGTCCCC GAACATTAGCATGGTTAGAGCCCCGCCTGTGAAGGTGGAGGGCTTCTCGGAATTGATGGGTGGGGATTCTACATCAAAGCATGATCTGGAGGAAAATAGACTGACTTCTCCCAATGGTAAATAG
- the LOC114425765 gene encoding receptor-like cytosolic serine/threonine-protein kinase RBK1, which yields MATTDNNVKEFTSDDEASPRAILETPVSETESDNSGSSESFSCVSPEKSQAVTGKEVPKEGYVQQLMTMIDVFKFKSVRKLTAVPLFAVGNDISRKGLTKKLARIRSAEDGIDIGAIPTKPSWRNFDYEELVAATGDFSSENLLGKGGHAEVYKGHLPDGQVIAVKRLMKNEKDAADRAGDFLTELGIIAHINHPNATRLIGFGVDRGLYFVLQLASHGSLSSLLFGSECLDWKIRSKVAVGVADGLVYLHKECPRRIIHRDIKASNILLNENYEAEISDFGLAKWLPSKWTSHVVFPIEGTFGYLAPEYFMHGVVDEKTDVFAYGVLLLELITGRRAVDSDSRQSLVIWAKPLLDTNNVKDLADPRLGEEYDPIEMKRAMVTASRCVHHVSSKRPYMNQVVQLLKGEETIMEPKKTLVAQKSLMLEACDLEEDYTCSSYLKDLNRHRQLIME from the exons ATGGCAACCACGGATAATAACGTGAAAGAGTTTACGAGCGACGACGAGGCATCTCCGAGGGCGATTCTGGAGACCCCTGTTTCGGAAACAGAGTCAGACAACAGTGGAAGCAGCGAAAGCTTCAGTTGTGTCTCACCGGAGAAGTCGCAGGCGGTGACCGGAAAAGAGGTTCCCAAGGAAGGTTACGTGCAACAGTTGATGACCATGATCGACGTTTTCAAGTTCAAGTCTGTGAGAAAGTTAACGGCCGTTCCTCTGTTTGCGGTGGGCAATGATATCTCTCGGAAAGGGTTAACCAAAAAACTTGCCCGTATTCGAAGTGCTGAAGATGGTATTGATATTGGAGCTATTCCCACGAAACCCTCTTGGAGGAACTTCGATTATGAAGAGTTAGTTGCTGCTACTGGTGATTTTAGTTCTG AGAACTTGCTTGGGAAAGGTGGTCATGCTGAAGTGTACAAAGGCCACTTACCCGATGGTCAAGTTATAGCTGTAAAGAGGCTAAtgaagaatgaaaaggatgctGCAGACAGAGCTGGTGATTTCTTGACGGAGCTTGGGATCATTGCACACATAAACCACCCCAATGCGACACGCCTTATTGGGTTCGGGGTTGATCGTGGCCTCTACTTTGTCCTACAGCTTGCTTCGCATGGCAGTCTTTCTTCTTTGCTTTTCG GTTCTGAATGCTTGGACTGGAAGATAAGATCCAAGGTAGCTGTTGGGGTGGCGGATGGATTGGTTTATCTCCATAAAGAGTGCCCGAGACGAATCATTCATAGGGACATCAAGGCCTCCAACATATTACTAAATGAAAACTATGAAGCTGAG ATATCAGATTTTGGACTGGCAAAGTGGCTCCCAAGTAAGTGGACCAGCCACGTTGTCTTCCCAATAGAAGGAACATTTGG ATATTTGGCTCCGGAGTACTTTATGCATGGAGTTGTGGATGAGAAAACTGATGTATTTGCCTATGGAGTTTTGCTTTTGGAGCTCATAACTGGTCGACGCGCTGTTGATTCGGATAGTAGACAAAGTCTTGTCATCTGG GCCAAGCCACTACTGGATACAAACAATGTAAAGGATTTAGCAGACCCCAGATTAGGAGAGGAATATGACCCTATTGAAATGAAGCGTGCCATGGTGACAGCTTCCAGGTGTGTCCACCATGTATCCTCCAAGCGGCCATACATGAATCAG GTTGTGCAGCTACTAAAGGGTGAAGAGACAATTATGGAACCAAAGAAAACTTTAGTTGCACAAAAGTCTCTCATGTTAGAGGCATGTGACCTAGAAGAAGATTATACTTGCTCAAGTTACTTGAAGGACCTCAATCGCCACAGGCAACTAATCATGGAGTAA
- the LOC114368933 gene encoding pentatricopeptide repeat-containing protein At5g65560, giving the protein MRKSEPLFFSLLLHRKPFSSSSSSLPTQIFTILSRPRWRKDPSLKTLIPSLTPSLLCSLFNLNPDPLTALNFFRWIRRHHNFPHSLATHHSLLLLLVRHRTLRAAENVRNSMIKSCTSPHDATFLLNLLRRMNTAAAAADHQHQLAFKLSLTSYNRLLMCLSRFSMVDEMISLYKEMLTDNGNSVFPNLITLNTMLNSYCKLGNMAVARLFFVRILRCEPGPDLFTYTSLVLGYCRNDDVERACGVFCVMPRRNAVSYTNLIHGLCEAGKLHEALEFWARMREDGCFPTVRTYTVLVCALCESGRELEALSLFGEMRERGCEPNVYTYTVLIDYLCKEGRMDEALKMLNEMVEKGVAPSVVPFNALIGSYCKRGMMEDAVGVLGLMESKKVCPNVRTYNELICGFCRGKSMDRAMALLNKMVESKLSPDVVTYNTLIHGLCEVGVVDSASRLFRLMIRDGFSPDQWTFNAFMVCLCRMGRVGEAHQILESLKEKHVKANEHAYTALIDGYCKAGKIEHAASLFKRMLAEECLPNSITFNVMIDGLRKEGKVQDAMLLVEDMAKFDVKPTLHTYNILVEEVLKEYDFDRANEILNRLISSGYQPNVVTYTAFIKAYCSQGRLEEAEEMVIKIKNEGVLLDSFIYNLLINAYGCMGLLDSAFGVLRRMFGTGCEPSYLTYSILMKHLVIEKHKKEGSNPVGLDVSLTNISVDNTDIWSKIDFGITTVLFEKMAECGCVPNLNTYSKLINGLCKVGRLNVAFSLYHHMREGGISPSEIIHNSLLSSCCKLGMFGEAVTLLDSMMECSHLAHLESYKLLICGLFEQMNKEKAEAVFCSLLRCGYNYDEVAWKVLIDGLAKTGYVDQCSELLNLMEKNGCRLHPETYSMLMQELNRA; this is encoded by the coding sequence ATGCGAAAATCCGAACCCCTCTTCTTCTCCCTTCTCCTCCACCGCAAAcccttctcttcctcttcctcttctctccCAACCCAAATCTTCACCATCCTCTCACGTCCCCGCTGGCGAAAAGACCCTTCCCTCAAAACCCTAATCCCCTCCCTAACCCCTTCCCTCCTCTGCTCCCTCTTCAACCTCAACCCCGACCCCCTCACCGCCCTCAACTTCTTCCGATGGATCCGCCGCCACCACAACTTCCCCCACTCCCTCGCCACCCACCActctctcctcctcctcctcgtcCGTCACAGAACCCTCCGCGCCGCTGAGAATGTCCGCAACTCCATGATCAAGTCCTGCACCTCCCCGCACGACGCCACCTTCCTCCTCAACCTCCTCCGCCGAATGAacaccgccgccgccgccgctgATCACCAACACCAGCTCGCGTTCAAGCTCTCCCTCACTTCCTACAACAGGCTCCTCATGTGCCTCTCGCGTTTCTCCATGGTTGATGAAATGATAAGCTTGTATAAGGAGATGTTAACTGATAATGGTAATAGTGTTTTCCCTAACCTGATAACGTTGAATACcatgttgaattcttattgCAAGCTGGGGAACATGGCTGTGGCGAGGCTTTTCTTCGTTAGGATACTGAGATGTGAACCTGGTCCTGATTTGTTTACGTACACTTCGTTGGTTTTGGGTTATTGTAGAAACGATGATGTTGAGAGAGCTTGTGGAGTTTTTTGTGTTATGCCGCGGAGGAATGCGGTTTCGTATACTAATCTTATACACGGGCTCTGTGAGGCTGGGAAGCTTCACGAGGCTCTTGAGTTCTGGGCGCGGATGAGGGAGGATGGTTGTTTCCCCACGGTCAGGACTTATACCGTTCTTGTTTGCGCGTTGTGTGAGTCGGGGAGGGAGCTAGAGGCTTTGAGTCTCTTTGGGGAGATGAGGGAAAGAGGCTGTGAGCCTAATGTTTATACTTATACCGTGTTGATTGATTACTTGTGTAAGGAGGGTAGGATGGACGAGGCGTTGAAGATGTTGAATGAGATGGTGGAGAAAGGCGTGGCTCCTAGTGTTGTCCCGTTCAATGCCTTGATTGGTAGTTATTGCAAACGGGGGATGATGGAGGATGCCGTGGGGGTTTTGGGTTTGATGGAGTCGAAGAAAGTTTGCCCGAATGTGCGCACATATAATGAGTTGATTTGTGGGTTTTGTCGGGGTAAAAGTATGGATAGGGCAATGGCGctgctaaataaaatggttgAAAGTAAGCTCTCGCCTGATGTTGTTACATATAACACATTAATCCATGGGCTGTGTGAAGTGGGTGTAGTAGATAGTGCTTCTCGCCTGTTTCGTTTGATGATTAGAGATGGCTTCAGTCCAGATCAGTGGACTTTTAATGCTTTTATGGTTTGCCTCTGCAGAATGGGCAGAGTTGGAGAAGCTCATCAGATCTTGGAGTCCCTCAAGGAAAAACATGTCAAAGCAAATGAACATGCATATACAGCCTTGATTGATGGATACTGCAAAGCTGGGAAAATTGAACATGCTGCTTCATTGTTCAAAAGGATGCTTGCTGAGGAATGTTTGCCCAACTCAATCACATTCAATGTAATGATTGATGGCTTACGCAAAGAGGGTAAAGTGCAAGATGCAATGTTGTTGGTGGAAGACATGGCAAAGTTTGATGTGAAGCCCACTCTTCATACTTATAATATTCTTgttgaggaagtgttgaaggaataTGACTTTGACCGTGCTAATGAGATTCTCAACCGACTCATTTCATCTGGTTATCAGCCTAATGTGGTCACGTATACTGCATTTATTAAGGCATATTGCAGCCAAGGAAGATTAGAGGAGGCTGAAGAGATGGTTATCAAGATTAAAAATGAAGGCGTATTGCTCGATTCCTTTatctataatttattaattaatgcatATGGATGTATGGGACTACTTGATAGTGCATTTGGTGTTCTCAGGCGCATGTTTGGTACTGGTTGTGAGCCTTCTTATCTAACATACTCCATCCTAATGAAGCATCTAGTGATTGAAAAACATAAGAAGGAAGGAAGCAATCCCGTGGGGCTTGATGTAAGTTTAACAAATATCTCTGTTGATAATACAGATATATggagtaaaattgattttggaatCACAACTGTGCTCTTTGAGAAAATGGCAGAATGTGGCTGTGTGCCTAATCTTAACACTTACAGCAAGCTTATTAATGGACTTTGCAAAGTGGGACGCTTGAATGTAGCCTTCAGTTTGTACCATCATATGAGGGAAGGGGGAATCTCTCCCTCTGAAATTATTCATAATTCTCTTCTAAGTAGTTGTTGCAAGTTGGGAATGTTTGGGGAAGCAGTGACATTGTTAGATTCTATGATGGAGTGTAGTCATTTAGCACATCTAGAATCCTATAAGCTTCTTATTTGTGGTCTGTTTGAACAAATGAACAAAGAGAAGGCTGAAGCTGTTTTTTGTAGTTTACTACGATGTGGGTATAATTATGATGAAGTGGCTTGGAAAGTTCTGATTGATGGCTTAGCTAAGACTGGATATGTTGATCAATGCTCAGAATTGCTGAATCTAATGGAGAAGAATGGCTGTCGTTTACATCCTGAGACATACTCTATGTTAATGCAGGAACTGAATAGAGCTTAA
- the LOC114368934 gene encoding KH domain-containing protein HEN4-like encodes MQDPATSDTTDHQTTPSPSPSPKRKTTTTTTTTNRSNNKRPVFKVLPGQIAFRLVCHASIVGGLIGSSGSIVSQLRRETACKIHCEDSLSSAEDRVILVIGSVSPRKGLQLGDGGEVEVSSAQEAIVRVFERVWGLEAEKGVNSNRAVNSEVFSKLLAHTSQIGAVVGKGGKNITAIRNSTGAKIRVCPPPQCATKDEELVLITGGILAVKKALISVSHCLQDCPPLCKVPVSSSIPTVSSFDRSSSDPNAELFPRLNSLLTSMEGLSIYERTTNSNESSNRDSKGGEHEVVFRLLCSNNVAGSVIGKRGAIVRALESKTGASIIFAAPLSEHAERIVTISAIESLESCNSPAQDAVILVFARIIEDHIGKGFLQVSSMESPVTARLLVATSTVNSWSGNEGQVILELREVTGADIQILHGESVPNGASDDDVVVQITGEYRCVQNALYKITSRIRDNLSPNEAVTEARPKSNWKVNKDPVKGKPFSRGKSAFPSGRFLPRNAGVHAETILQNGELHTDLSENLERGRGNMFATVTNTTVEIIVSEHVFGSVYGEDGGNLDRIRQISGATVTVYDPSVGTSGGKVVISGTPDQTLAAQSLLQAFIQTGEVS; translated from the exons ATGCAAGACCCCGCCACCTCCGACACCACCGATCACCAAACGACGCCGTCCCCGTCGCCCTCGCCGAAGCGCAAGACcacgacgacgacgacgacgactAACCGTTCTAACAACAAGCGCCCCGTGTTCAAGGTCCTCCCGGGGCAGATCGCGTTCCGCCTCGTGTGCCACGCGTCCATCGTCGGCGGCCTCATCGGCAGCTCCGGCTCCATCGTGTCGCAGCTCCGCCGCGAGACCGCCTGCAAAATCCACTGCGAGGACTCCCTCTCCTCCGCCGAGGACCGCGTCATCCTCGTCATCGGCTCCGTCTCGCCGCGAAAGGGCCTTCAACTCGGCGACGGCGGCGAGGTCGAGGTCTCCAGCGCGCAGGAAGCCATCGTTAGGGTTTTCGAGAGGGTTTGGGGCCTCGAGGCCGAGAAAGGCGTCAATTCTAACAGAGCCGTTAACAGCGAGGTTTTCTCGAAGTTGCTAGCTCACACTTCGCAGATTGGTGCTGTTGTTGGCAAAGGAGGGAAGAACATAACCGCCATTAGGAACAGTACCGGTGCCAAAATTAGGGTTTGTCCTCCTCCGCAATGCGCCACTAAAGACGAAGAGTTAGTTCTA ATAACTGGTGGAATTTTGGCTGTAAAGAAAGCACTGATTTCTGTATCTCATTGTCTTCAAGATTGTCCGCCATTATGCAAAGTTCCCGTTTCTTCTAGTATACCCACTGTTAGCTCTTTTGATAGGTCGTCCTCTGATCCAAATGCTGAACTTTTTCCTCGCCTTAATTCATTGTTAACCTCCATGGAAGGTTTATCTATATATGAACGGACCACAAACTCCAATGAATCCTCTAACCGTGACTCAAAAGGTGGAGAACACGAAGTTGTGTTCAGACTACTTTGCTCTAATAATGTAGCTGGGAGCGTGATTGGCAAAAGAGGGGCTATAGTCAGAGCTCTGGAAAGTAAAACAGGTGCTTCTATTATCTTTGCAGCTCCTTTAAGCGAGCATGCCGAGCGCATTGTCACCATTTCTGCTATCGAG AGCCTTGAATCTTGTAATTCTCCTGCACAAGATGCTGTTATTCTTGTCTTTGCTAGAATTATTGAAGATCACATTGGAAAGGGTTTTCTCCAAGTCTCTAGTATGGAATCACCTGTAACTGCAAGGCTTTTAGTTGCAACAAGCACGGTAAATAGCTGGAGTGGCAATGAAGGTCAGGTGATTTTAGAATTGAGAGAAGTAACTGGGGCTGACATACAAATATTGCATGGAGAGTCAGTTCCTAACGGTGCTTCAGATGACGATGTGGTGGTGCAG ATCACTGGAGAATACAGATGTGTACAAAATGCCCTATATAAAATTACTTCTAGAATCAGGGATAATCTTTCACCCAATGAGGCGGTTACTGAAGCAAGACCGAAATCCAATTGGAAAGTGAATAAGGATCCTGTAAAGGGTAAACCTTTTTCCCGTGGAAAATCTGCGTTTCCTTCTGGGAGGTTTCTGCCACGG AATGCAGGGGTCCATGCTGAAACAATATTACAAAATGGAGAATTACATACGGATTTAAGTGAGAATTTGGAACGTGGGAG AGGAAACATGTTTGCTACGGTGACAAATACTACTGTGGAGATAATAGTTTCTGAACACGTCTTTGGTTCTGTTTATGGTGAAGATGGTGGCAATTTGGATCGAATCAGACAG ATTTCAGGTGCAACTGTTACGGTTTATGATCCTTCCGTTGGTACAAGTGGAGGGAAAGTTGTCATATCTGGGACACCAGATCAAACCTTGGCAGCGCAGAGCTTGCTTCAAGCCTTTATTCAAACGGGAGAAGTAAGCTGA